One stretch of Trichomycterus rosablanca isolate fTriRos1 chromosome 3, fTriRos1.hap1, whole genome shotgun sequence DNA includes these proteins:
- the LOC134310900 gene encoding microtubule-associated protein 1B-like isoform X1 → MNMFSCWTSASDDDEPHRRVNEPEKKVKKRKWWQRRQKVEMQDVEGGEGSGVKGEEMGQGVEQNVLEDQADQIPKMEKQVKKRKWWQRRQKVEMQVASRDLVEEPEQVVLKDQRREPVNKVVLFSEIEMKKLEQVDPVEQVDQVEKTDQVVKKAERQVDPVEKPDQVVKKAERQVDPVVKPDQVVKKVERQMAPEEKPDQVVKKVERQVDPEEKPDQVVKKVERQMAPLNLVEEPEQVILINQWKEHVKNRVHFIENEIKKAERQVDPVVKPDQVVKKVERQMAPEEKPDQVVKKVERQVDPEEKPDQVVKKVERQMAPLNLVEEPEQVILINQWKEHVKNRVHFIENEIKKAERQVDPEEKPDQVMKKAERQVDPEEKPDQVVKKAERQVDPEEKPDQVVKKAERQVDPEEKPDQVVKKVERQMAPEEKPDQVVKKVERQMAPEEKPDQVVKKVERQMAPLNLVEEPEQVILINQWKEHVKNRVCFFENEIKKAERQVDPEEKPDQVVKKAERQVDPEEKPDQVVKKAERQVDPEEKPDQVVKKAERQVDPEEKPDQVVKKVERQMAQLNLVEEPEQVILINQWKEHVKNRVRFIENEIKKAERQVDPVEKPDQVVKKVERQVDPVDTVLKPKQVGKNQIEIKKPNLEKKMVLKNLERMENKRLEKQVLQMDQMTKVEERVDQVVLKTKVNKPEEQVCLQDRQVVLVNRVKEPDRDEAPEHQWTELEEPAALEHQTWKLKEQNLDRGCTEDPLKNISEASSNKPDHEQLQDDVLVSPIVEAQPGESGALMETAREDEGVPMPKSRRASLRTKRFQFFNV, encoded by the exons ATGAACATGTTCTCCTGTTGGACTTCTGCATCTGACGATGACGAGCCGCACAGGCGGGTAAACGAACCGGAGAAGaaggtaaagaagagaaaatggtggcagagacgccagaaGGTGGAGATGCAGGACGTGGAGGGTGGGGAGGGAAGCGGGGTAAAGGGTGAAGAGATGGGGCAAGGAGTGGAGCAGAATGTTTTAGAGGACCAGGCAGACCAAATACCAAAGATGGAGAAGCaggtaaagaagagaaaatggtggcagagacgccagaaGGTAGAGATGCAGGTGGCCTCACGggacctggtggaagaaccagagcaggtcgtCCTAAAGGACCAGAGGAGGGAACCAGTAAACAAGGTGGTTCTGTTTTCTGAGATTGAGATGAAGAAGTTagagcaggtggacccagtggagcaGGTGGACCAAGTGGAAAAAACAGACCAGGTCGTGAAGAAGGCCgaaaggcaggtggacccagtggaaaaaccagaccaagtcgtgaagaaggccgaaaggcaggtggacccagtggtaaaaccagaccaggttgtgaagaaggtagagaggcagatggccccagaggaaaaaccagaccaggttgtgaagaaggtagagaggcaggtggacccagaggaaaaaccagaccaggttgtgaagaaggtagagaggcagatggccccgctgaacctggttgaagaaccagagcaggtcatcctaataaaccagtggaaggaacatgtaaaaaatagggttcATTTCATTGAGAATGAGATAAAAAAGGCCgaaaggcaggtggacccagtggtaaaaccagaccaggttgtgaagaaggtagagaggcaaatggccccagaggaaaaaccagaccaggttgtgaagaaggtagagaggcaggtggacccagaggaaaaaccagaccaggttgtgaagaaggtagagaggcagatggccccgctgaacctggttgaagaaccagagcaggtcatcctaataaaccagtggaaggaacatgtaaaaaatagggttcATTTCATTGAGAATGAGATAAAAaaggccgagaggcaggtggacccagaggaaaaaccagaccaggttatgaagaaggccgagaggcaggtggacccagaggaaaaaccagaccaggttgtgaagaaggccgagaggcaggtggacccagaggaaaaaccagaccaggtcgtgaagaaggccgagaggcaggtggatccagaggaaaaaccagaccaggttgtgaagaaggtagagaggcagatggccccagaggaaaaaccagaccaggttgtgaagaaggtagagaggcagatggccccagaggaaaaaccagaccaggttgtgaagaaggtagagaggcagatggccccgctgaacctggtggaagaaccagagcaggtcatcctaataaaccagtggaaggaacatgtaaaaaatagagtttgtttCTTTGAGAATGAGATAAAAaaggcagagaggcaggtggacccagaggaaaaaccagaccaggttgtgaagaaggccgagaggcaggtggacccagaggaaaaaccagaccaggtcgtgaagaaggccgagaggcaagtggacccagaggaaaaaccagaccaggtcgtgaagaaggccgagaggcaggtggacccagaggaaaaaccagaccaggttgtgaagaaggtagagaggcagatggcccagctgaacctggtggaagagccagagcaggtcatcctaataaaccagtggaaggaacatgtaaaaaatagggttcgtttcattgagaatgagataaagaaggccgagaggcaggtggacccagtggaaaaaccagaccaggttgtgaagaaggtagagaggcaggtggacccagtggacacagtgttaaaACCAAAGCAGGTAGGAAAGAACcagattgaaataaagaagccaAATTTAGAGAAGAAAATGGTCCTCAAAAACCTGGAGAGGATGGAGAACAAAAGGCTGGAGAAGCAGGTGCTTCAGATGGACCAGATGACAAAGGTAGAAGAACGAGTGGATCAGGTAGTTTTGAAGACTAAGGTTAATAAACCTGAGGAGCAGGTGTGTCTACAGGACAGGCAGGTGGTTCTAGTGAACCGGGTGAAGGAACCAGACAGGGATGAAGCACCTGAGCACCAGTGGACAGAACTGGAGGAGCCAGCAGCTTTGGAGCACCAAACATGGAAACTGAAGGAGCAGAACCTGGATAGAGGATGCACTGAAG ATCCACTGAAGAACATCTCCGAGGCGTCTTCAAACAAACCGGACCACGAGCAGCTGCAGGACGACGTTCTTGTTTCCCCCATCGTCGAAGCCCAACCTGGAGAGTCCGGGGCTCTGATGGAGACCGCGCGTGAAGATGAAG GTGTCCCGATGCCGAAGTCGAGGAGAGCCAGCCTGAGAACCAAACGGTTCCAGTTCTTCAACGTCTGA
- the LOC134310900 gene encoding microtubule-associated protein 1B-like isoform X2 — MNMFSCWTSASDDDEPHRRVNEPEKKVKKRKWWQRRQKVEMQDVEGGEGSGVKGEEMGQGVEQNVLEDQADQIPKMEKQVKKRKWWQRRQKVEMQVASRDLVEEPEQVVLKDQRREPVNKVVLFSEIEMKKLEQVDPVEQVDQVEKTDQVVKKAERQVDPVEKPDQVVKKAERQVDPVVKPDQVVKKVERQMAPEEKPDQVVKKVERQMAPEEKPDQVVKKVERQVDPEEKPDQVVKKVERQMAPLNLVEEPEQVILINQWKEHVKNRVHFIENEIKKAERQVDPEEKPDQVMKKAERQVDPEEKPDQVVKKAERQVDPEEKPDQVVKKAERQVDPEEKPDQVVKKVERQMAPEEKPDQVVKKVERQMAPEEKPDQVVKKVERQMAPLNLVEEPEQVILINQWKEHVKNRVCFFENEIKKAERQVDPEEKPDQVVKKAERQVDPEEKPDQVVKKAERQVDPEEKPDQVVKKAERQVDPEEKPDQVVKKVERQMAQLNLVEEPEQVILINQWKEHVKNRVRFIENEIKKAERQVDPVEKPDQVVKKVERQVDPVDTVLKPKQVGKNQIEIKKPNLEKKMVLKNLERMENKRLEKQVLQMDQMTKVEERVDQVVLKTKVNKPEEQVCLQDRQVVLVNRVKEPDRDEAPEHQWTELEEPAALEHQTWKLKEQNLDRGCTEDPLKNISEASSNKPDHEQLQDDVLVSPIVEAQPGESGALMETAREDEGVPMPKSRRASLRTKRFQFFNV, encoded by the exons ATGAACATGTTCTCCTGTTGGACTTCTGCATCTGACGATGACGAGCCGCACAGGCGGGTAAACGAACCGGAGAAGaaggtaaagaagagaaaatggtggcagagacgccagaaGGTGGAGATGCAGGACGTGGAGGGTGGGGAGGGAAGCGGGGTAAAGGGTGAAGAGATGGGGCAAGGAGTGGAGCAGAATGTTTTAGAGGACCAGGCAGACCAAATACCAAAGATGGAGAAGCaggtaaagaagagaaaatggtggcagagacgccagaaGGTAGAGATGCAGGTGGCCTCACGggacctggtggaagaaccagagcaggtcgtCCTAAAGGACCAGAGGAGGGAACCAGTAAACAAGGTGGTTCTGTTTTCTGAGATTGAGATGAAGAAGTTagagcaggtggacccagtggagcaGGTGGACCAAGTGGAAAAAACAGACCAGGTCGTGAAGAAGGCCgaaaggcaggtggacccagtggaaaaaccagaccaagtcgtgaagaaggccgaaaggcaggtggacccagtggtaaaaccagaccaggttgtgaagaaggtagagaggcagatggccccagaggaaaaaccagaccaggttgtgaagaag gtagagaggcaaatggccccagaggaaaaaccagaccaggttgtgaagaaggtagagaggcaggtggacccagaggaaaaaccagaccaggttgtgaagaaggtagagaggcagatggccccgctgaacctggttgaagaaccagagcaggtcatcctaataaaccagtggaaggaacatgtaaaaaatagggttcATTTCATTGAGAATGAGATAAAAaaggccgagaggcaggtggacccagaggaaaaaccagaccaggttatgaagaaggccgagaggcaggtggacccagaggaaaaaccagaccaggttgtgaagaaggccgagaggcaggtggacccagaggaaaaaccagaccaggtcgtgaagaaggccgagaggcaggtggatccagaggaaaaaccagaccaggttgtgaagaaggtagagaggcagatggccccagaggaaaaaccagaccaggttgtgaagaaggtagagaggcagatggccccagaggaaaaaccagaccaggttgtgaagaaggtagagaggcagatggccccgctgaacctggtggaagaaccagagcaggtcatcctaataaaccagtggaaggaacatgtaaaaaatagagtttgtttCTTTGAGAATGAGATAAAAaaggcagagaggcaggtggacccagaggaaaaaccagaccaggttgtgaagaaggccgagaggcaggtggacccagaggaaaaaccagaccaggtcgtgaagaaggccgagaggcaagtggacccagaggaaaaaccagaccaggtcgtgaagaaggccgagaggcaggtggacccagaggaaaaaccagaccaggttgtgaagaaggtagagaggcagatggcccagctgaacctggtggaagagccagagcaggtcatcctaataaaccagtggaaggaacatgtaaaaaatagggttcgtttcattgagaatgagataaagaaggccgagaggcaggtggacccagtggaaaaaccagaccaggttgtgaagaaggtagagaggcaggtggacccagtggacacagtgttaaaACCAAAGCAGGTAGGAAAGAACcagattgaaataaagaagccaAATTTAGAGAAGAAAATGGTCCTCAAAAACCTGGAGAGGATGGAGAACAAAAGGCTGGAGAAGCAGGTGCTTCAGATGGACCAGATGACAAAGGTAGAAGAACGAGTGGATCAGGTAGTTTTGAAGACTAAGGTTAATAAACCTGAGGAGCAGGTGTGTCTACAGGACAGGCAGGTGGTTCTAGTGAACCGGGTGAAGGAACCAGACAGGGATGAAGCACCTGAGCACCAGTGGACAGAACTGGAGGAGCCAGCAGCTTTGGAGCACCAAACATGGAAACTGAAGGAGCAGAACCTGGATAGAGGATGCACTGAAG ATCCACTGAAGAACATCTCCGAGGCGTCTTCAAACAAACCGGACCACGAGCAGCTGCAGGACGACGTTCTTGTTTCCCCCATCGTCGAAGCCCAACCTGGAGAGTCCGGGGCTCTGATGGAGACCGCGCGTGAAGATGAAG GTGTCCCGATGCCGAAGTCGAGGAGAGCCAGCCTGAGAACCAAACGGTTCCAGTTCTTCAACGTCTGA